A single Deinococcus aquaedulcis DNA region contains:
- a CDS encoding ABC transporter substrate-binding protein encodes MHVSRAARFLTLVSLSLLGAAHAAPKKMTGLGALGVTAGKSGGTYTLPLGDSPQSLFYYGVIDNNLGLISQQMFDGLVEFNLATYKIEPALAESWTISDGGKVYTFKLRQGVKWSDGQAFNADDVIFTYKNMIMNPEARAGDPGNFKLGGEAVTIAKVDAMTVRFTLPRPAPAFLLQQRYFIMPQHKLAKYGQESGAKPADINGAWPTNVAEGEVVGTGPFKLANYTAGQKVTLTRNPNYWKVDAAGTKLPYLDRLEFLIIRDPQAQVAQFLAGNLDQLNISGAQFPDLKQKEVAGAPFKVMRSTALFGSPPFVAYNFDAKSPALAKVFSDVRFRRAMQMAVNRERIIDSVYNGLASLPGHGVAPANKAFYVNTTRQLGEFDLAAAGRALDAMGLSRKNAAGIRLLPNGQPLEIDLTYGTDSAVYPPIATILQSDFAKVGVKVNLKGILSSRLLATGQSGDWEMILHAFGDQPDPELRRPIWQPGGSLYYWHRAPQPAKDGDPANTAKMAPWEKEIYEIFNKAAVEPSASARKALYTRWQLLFAQNLPVTPIAKPENIGAVSNKYGNYVYNLGVIPGYNPVPLIYQK; translated from the coding sequence ATGCATGTAAGCCGCGCTGCCCGTTTCCTGACCCTGGTGTCGCTCAGCCTGCTGGGCGCTGCCCACGCTGCACCCAAGAAAATGACCGGCCTGGGCGCCCTGGGGGTGACCGCCGGCAAGAGTGGCGGCACGTACACCCTGCCGCTGGGCGACAGCCCCCAGAGCCTCTTTTATTACGGGGTGATTGACAACAACCTGGGCCTGATCTCGCAGCAGATGTTCGACGGACTGGTGGAATTCAACCTCGCCACCTACAAGATCGAGCCCGCGCTGGCCGAAAGCTGGACGATCAGCGATGGCGGCAAGGTGTACACCTTCAAGCTGCGGCAGGGCGTGAAGTGGAGTGACGGCCAGGCCTTCAACGCCGACGACGTGATCTTTACCTACAAGAACATGATCATGAACCCTGAGGCCCGCGCGGGCGACCCGGGCAACTTCAAACTGGGCGGCGAGGCGGTGACCATTGCCAAGGTGGATGCCATGACAGTGCGCTTCACCCTGCCGCGCCCAGCGCCCGCCTTCTTGCTGCAGCAGCGCTACTTCATCATGCCGCAGCACAAGCTGGCCAAGTACGGCCAGGAAAGCGGCGCCAAGCCCGCCGACATCAATGGGGCGTGGCCCACCAACGTGGCGGAGGGCGAGGTGGTGGGCACCGGGCCCTTCAAACTGGCGAACTACACCGCCGGGCAAAAAGTGACCCTCACCCGCAACCCCAACTACTGGAAGGTGGACGCAGCCGGCACCAAGCTGCCCTACCTGGACCGGCTGGAATTCCTGATCATCCGTGACCCCCAGGCCCAGGTGGCGCAGTTCCTGGCGGGCAACCTGGACCAGCTGAACATTAGCGGCGCGCAGTTTCCCGACCTGAAGCAGAAGGAAGTGGCGGGCGCGCCCTTCAAGGTGATGCGCTCCACCGCTCTGTTTGGTAGCCCGCCCTTCGTGGCCTATAACTTTGATGCCAAGAGCCCGGCGCTGGCCAAGGTGTTCAGCGACGTGCGCTTCCGCCGCGCCATGCAGATGGCCGTCAACCGCGAGCGCATCATTGACAGCGTGTACAACGGGCTGGCCAGCCTGCCCGGGCACGGCGTGGCGCCGGCCAACAAGGCCTTTTACGTGAACACCACCCGCCAGCTGGGCGAATTCGATCTAGCAGCGGCCGGGCGGGCGCTGGACGCAATGGGCCTGAGCCGCAAGAACGCGGCCGGCATTCGCCTGCTGCCGAACGGTCAACCCCTCGAAATTGACCTGACGTACGGCACCGATTCGGCCGTGTACCCGCCCATTGCCACCATCCTGCAAAGCGACTTCGCCAAGGTGGGGGTGAAGGTGAACCTGAAGGGCATTCTCTCCAGCCGCCTGCTGGCCACCGGCCAGAGCGGCGACTGGGAAATGATCCTGCACGCCTTTGGCGACCAGCCCGACCCCGAACTGCGCCGCCCCATCTGGCAGCCCGGCGGCAGCCTGTACTACTGGCACCGCGCCCCCCAGCCCGCCAAGGACGGCGACCCTGCCAACACCGCCAAGATGGCCCCCTGGGAAAAGGAAATCTACGAGATCTTCAACAAGGCGGCCGTAGAGCCCAGCGCCAGCGCCCGCAAGGCCCTGTACACCCGCTGGCAGTTACTGTTCGCCCAAAACCTCCCCGTGACCCCCATCGCCAAACCCGAAAACATCGGCGCCGTGAGCAACAAGTACGGCAACTACGTGTACAACCTGGGCGTGATTCCGGGCTACAACCCGGTGCCGCTGATCTACCAGAAGTAA
- the pucL gene encoding factor-independent urate hydroxylase → MPLTLLNALSTEDFAAHFAGVLEHSPHYAARVAARRPYRSAEAVAQAFAQAAQAGSPEDQLALIRAHPDLAGKAVLAGELTPESTREQASAGLDRLSPDEYAEFQSLNSAYHARFAMPYVVCVREHTKASIFEGARRRLTHTPEQERAAALHEIGRIARLRVLDLIQPTGALSLTSQEEPGMVKVKLGENNYGKADVRLFKVFRDGPRHDIKDMQVRVAVKGDFDAAHTDGDNTGLVATDTMRNTVYALARDGLTGSIEAFGKHLITHFVTQGPRVQGARVTFTQLTWARMVSGGQPHDHAFVRQMPKHTATVWGDGQTFTVESGLEELYILKTTQSGWAGFHRDAYTTLPNTDDRILATVVSARWTYAVADCDYDAVWAAVYTALLDTFPDHYSPSMQHTLYRIGEAVLTRCPEIERIHFSFPNRHHILYPLERYGLDNPGTVFHADAEPYGVIEGWVERA, encoded by the coding sequence TTGCCCCTGACACTTCTGAATGCCCTGAGCACAGAAGACTTCGCCGCCCACTTTGCAGGCGTGCTGGAACACTCGCCGCACTACGCCGCGCGGGTGGCGGCGAGGCGCCCCTACCGCAGTGCCGAAGCCGTGGCTCAGGCCTTTGCCCAGGCGGCCCAGGCCGGTTCTCCAGAGGACCAACTGGCCCTGATCCGCGCGCACCCCGATCTGGCGGGCAAGGCCGTGCTGGCCGGCGAACTGACCCCCGAAAGCACCCGCGAGCAGGCGAGTGCCGGCCTGGACCGCCTGAGCCCGGACGAATACGCCGAGTTCCAGTCCCTGAACAGCGCGTACCACGCGCGCTTTGCCATGCCCTACGTGGTATGCGTGCGCGAACACACCAAGGCCAGCATTTTCGAGGGGGCCCGGCGCCGCCTGACCCACACCCCCGAACAGGAACGGGCGGCGGCCCTGCACGAGATTGGCCGCATTGCTCGCCTGCGGGTGCTGGACTTGATTCAGCCCACAGGCGCGCTTTCCCTGACCTCACAGGAGGAACCCGGCATGGTGAAAGTAAAACTGGGCGAGAACAACTACGGCAAGGCCGACGTGCGGCTGTTCAAGGTGTTCCGGGACGGGCCGCGCCACGACATCAAGGATATGCAGGTGCGTGTGGCAGTCAAGGGCGACTTTGACGCCGCCCACACCGATGGCGACAACACCGGGCTGGTCGCCACCGACACCATGCGCAATACCGTTTACGCCTTGGCACGCGACGGCCTGACGGGCAGCATTGAGGCCTTTGGCAAGCATCTGATCACACATTTTGTGACCCAGGGGCCCCGGGTGCAGGGCGCGCGCGTGACCTTTACCCAGCTCACCTGGGCGCGCATGGTCAGCGGCGGGCAGCCCCATGACCACGCCTTCGTGCGCCAGATGCCCAAGCACACGGCCACGGTCTGGGGCGACGGGCAGACCTTCACGGTGGAAAGCGGCCTGGAAGAGCTGTACATCCTGAAAACCACCCAGAGCGGCTGGGCCGGCTTTCACCGCGACGCCTACACCACGCTGCCCAATACCGACGACCGCATTCTGGCCACAGTGGTGAGCGCCCGCTGGACCTACGCCGTGGCCGACTGCGACTACGACGCCGTGTGGGCGGCCGTGTACACGGCGCTGCTGGACACCTTTCCCGACCACTACTCGCCCAGCATGCAGCACACCCTGTACCGGATTGGCGAGGCAGTGCTGACCCGCTGCCCCGAGATTGAGCGCATCCACTTTTCCTTTCCCAACCGCCACCACATCCTGTATCCGCTGGAACGCTACGGCCTGGACAACCCCGGCACCGTCTTTCACGCCGACGCCGAGCCCTACGGCGTGATTGAGGGCTGGGTGGAGCGCGCGTGA
- a CDS encoding response regulator: MNRPFHVLLVDDNPADLLLAQEVFAEHSSELQMDTCRSGPEALATLRAQTDLPDVVMLDVNMPGMSGFEVLEALKADERLRCIPVVMLSTSSQPGDIQRAYTLHASSYMVKSGSFQAFLEQVDAFVGFWRQSRTPNWPKRLNR, from the coding sequence ATGAACCGTCCTTTTCACGTGCTGCTGGTGGACGACAACCCGGCCGACCTGCTGCTGGCCCAGGAAGTCTTTGCCGAGCACAGCAGCGAGTTGCAGATGGACACCTGCCGCAGTGGCCCCGAGGCCCTGGCCACCCTGCGGGCGCAGACTGACCTGCCTGATGTGGTCATGCTGGACGTGAACATGCCCGGCATGTCGGGCTTTGAGGTTCTGGAAGCCCTGAAAGCCGATGAGCGGCTGCGCTGTATTCCGGTGGTGATGCTCTCTACCTCGTCGCAGCCCGGCGATATTCAGCGGGCCTACACGCTGCACGCCAGTTCGTACATGGTGAAATCCGGCAGCTTTCAGGCGTTTCTGGAGCAGGTGGACGCCTTCGTGGGCTTCTGGCGCCAGAGCCGCACCCCCAACTGGCCCAAGCGCCTGAACCGTTAG
- a CDS encoding HU family DNA-binding protein, which produces MLLTMTKKSAKAPAKKTAAKAAPAAKAAAPKRAAGESNKVAKTQLVEMVADRTGLTKKQSEEAVSAMLDVVVGAIKGGQSVGLPGLGTLSVKATAARTGVRPGTSEKIQIPAGKKVAFKVASTLKGNL; this is translated from the coding sequence ATGCTGCTCACCATGACGAAAAAGTCTGCAAAAGCCCCCGCCAAGAAGACTGCGGCCAAGGCCGCTCCCGCCGCGAAAGCCGCCGCCCCCAAGCGCGCCGCTGGCGAGAGCAACAAGGTCGCCAAGACCCAGCTCGTGGAAATGGTTGCTGACCGCACCGGTCTGACCAAGAAGCAGAGCGAGGAAGCCGTCAGCGCCATGCTGGACGTGGTCGTGGGCGCCATCAAGGGCGGCCAGAGCGTGGGCCTGCCCGGCCTGGGCACCCTGAGCGTCAAGGCCACCGCCGCCCGCACCGGCGTGCGCCCCGGCACCAGCGAGAAGATCCAGATCCCGGCCGGCAAGAAGGTGGCCTTCAAGGTCGCCAGCACCCTCAAGGGCAACCTGTAA
- the uraH gene encoding hydroxyisourate hydrolase: protein MSGAGLSTHVLDTARGRPAAGIGVQLFRVGQDHELLREAVTNADGRTDEPLIARGALKVGTYELVFTVAPYFADLTGDAPPFLDVVTLRFTVADAGAHYHVPLLVSPWAYSTYRGS from the coding sequence GTGAGCGGCGCTGGGCTCAGCACCCACGTGCTGGACACCGCCCGGGGCCGCCCGGCAGCGGGCATTGGGGTGCAGCTGTTTCGCGTAGGCCAGGACCATGAATTGCTGCGCGAGGCCGTGACCAACGCCGATGGCCGCACCGACGAGCCCCTGATCGCGCGCGGCGCCTTGAAGGTCGGCACCTACGAACTGGTCTTCACCGTGGCCCCCTATTTCGCCGACCTGACGGGGGACGCGCCGCCTTTTCTGGACGTGGTGACGCTGCGCTTTACCGTGGCCGACGCGGGCGCGCACTACCACGTGCCGCTGCTGGTGTCGCCGTGGGCCTACAGCACGTACCGGGGAAGTTAG
- the pstS gene encoding phosphate ABC transporter substrate-binding protein PstS, with protein sequence MKKMFALAAALAVTTAAAQSTLTGAGASFPFPLYSKMFAEYKKDKGVTVNYQSVGSGAGQKQILERTVDFAGSDNPMSDDAMKDAPGKLLHVPTAIGAVVPAYNLPGVTAPLKFTGKVLADIYLGKIKTWNDKAIAALNPGVTIPPLPITVARRSDGSGTTYVFSDYLSKVSGEWKSKVGVGNSLQWPVGTGARGNDGVAGIVKSTPGAIGYVELVYAKQNKLPYGSLQNRAGKFVLADNGPAAAAALGVVIPADTRVSLTNSANPEAYPMASFTYVIFYQEQKYGNRTQAQAKALKDLLLWMISTGQGYNEGLDYAKLPTNAANKAKSIIGKMTFDGKKL encoded by the coding sequence ATGAAGAAGATGTTTGCTCTGGCTGCTGCCCTCGCCGTGACCACGGCCGCCGCCCAGTCCACCCTGACCGGCGCAGGCGCGAGCTTTCCTTTCCCCCTGTACAGCAAGATGTTCGCCGAATACAAGAAGGACAAGGGCGTCACCGTGAACTACCAGTCGGTGGGGAGCGGCGCGGGCCAGAAGCAGATTCTGGAGCGCACCGTGGACTTCGCCGGCAGCGACAACCCCATGAGCGACGACGCCATGAAAGACGCCCCCGGCAAGCTGCTGCACGTGCCCACCGCCATCGGCGCCGTGGTGCCCGCCTATAACCTGCCCGGCGTTACGGCCCCGCTGAAGTTCACCGGCAAGGTGCTGGCCGATATCTACCTGGGCAAGATCAAGACCTGGAACGACAAGGCGATTGCCGCCCTGAACCCCGGCGTGACCATTCCCCCGCTGCCCATCACCGTGGCCCGCCGTAGCGACGGTTCGGGCACCACCTACGTGTTCTCCGACTACCTGAGCAAGGTCAGCGGCGAGTGGAAGAGCAAGGTGGGCGTGGGCAACTCCCTGCAGTGGCCCGTGGGTACCGGCGCGCGCGGCAATGACGGCGTGGCAGGCATCGTGAAGAGCACCCCCGGCGCCATTGGCTACGTGGAACTGGTGTACGCCAAGCAGAACAAGCTGCCCTACGGCAGCCTGCAAAACCGCGCGGGCAAGTTCGTGCTGGCCGACAACGGCCCCGCCGCCGCCGCCGCGCTGGGCGTGGTGATTCCCGCCGACACCCGCGTCAGCCTGACCAACAGCGCCAACCCCGAGGCCTACCCGATGGCCAGCTTCACCTACGTGATCTTCTACCAGGAGCAGAAGTACGGCAACCGCACCCAGGCCCAGGCCAAGGCCCTCAAGGACCTGCTGCTGTGGATGATCAGCACCGGCCAGGGCTACAACGAGGGGCTGGACTACGCCAAGCTGCCCACGAACGCCGCCAACAAGGCCAAGAGCATCATCGGCAAGATGACCTTCGACGGCAAGAAACTCTAA
- a CDS encoding serine hydrolase domain-containing protein, giving the protein MEPLIPARTHALLAAAVQAPGGPSGAALGVVDRAGQRQTAVLGLAQREPQPEPLPDDSWWDLASLTKPLLTAREVLRAAEEGLLDLDDPLGRHLPDLAWMQDTPLRTRTLRQLLTHTAGLGPWAKLYTWGDAATIRARFLQEPWPVGEAGPVLYSDLGYVLLGRVLERLRGHPLREFVLDPGLAFTPDPARTVATEQCLWRERLLRGETHDENAAALGGVAGHAGLFGTLGGVLGQAEGLLRGGWLGRAAQALALQPQVPERTLAFVHACPGWSGGSLCSPQAVGHTGFTGTGLWVDPGHGLAWVLLTNRVHPTRHSGFDIQGLRRAVGNTLLSGR; this is encoded by the coding sequence ATGGAGCCTCTGATTCCGGCACGCACCCACGCTCTGCTGGCGGCGGCGGTGCAGGCGCCCGGGGGCCCGTCGGGCGCGGCGCTGGGCGTGGTGGACCGGGCCGGGCAGCGCCAGACAGCCGTACTGGGGCTGGCCCAGCGTGAGCCGCAGCCCGAGCCCCTGCCGGACGACAGCTGGTGGGACCTTGCCAGCCTGACCAAGCCGCTGCTGACCGCCCGTGAGGTGCTGCGCGCCGCCGAAGAGGGTCTGCTGGACCTAGACGACCCCCTGGGCCGTCACCTGCCGGACCTCGCCTGGATGCAGGACACGCCGCTGCGCACCCGCACGCTGCGCCAGCTGCTGACGCATACGGCGGGCCTGGGCCCCTGGGCCAAGCTGTACACCTGGGGCGACGCGGCGACCATCCGCGCCCGCTTTCTGCAGGAGCCCTGGCCGGTGGGCGAGGCGGGGCCCGTGCTGTACTCGGACCTGGGCTACGTGCTGCTGGGCCGCGTGCTGGAGCGGCTGCGGGGCCATCCCCTGCGCGAGTTTGTGCTGGACCCTGGCCTTGCCTTCACGCCGGACCCCGCCCGCACCGTGGCCACCGAGCAGTGCCTGTGGCGAGAGCGGCTGCTGCGCGGCGAAACCCACGACGAGAACGCGGCGGCCCTGGGCGGCGTGGCCGGGCACGCGGGGCTGTTCGGCACGCTGGGTGGCGTGCTGGGGCAGGCCGAAGGGCTGCTGCGCGGCGGCTGGCTGGGCCGCGCGGCGCAGGCCCTGGCCCTGCAGCCCCAGGTCCCCGAGCGCACCCTGGCCTTTGTGCACGCCTGCCCCGGCTGGAGCGGTGGCAGCCTATGCAGCCCGCAGGCGGTGGGCCACACTGGCTTTACCGGCACTGGGCTGTGGGTGGACCCCGGCCACGGCCTCGCCTGGGTGCTGCTCACCAACCGTGTGCACCCCACACGCCACAGCGGCTTCGATATTCAGGGGCTGCGGCGGGCGGTGGGGAACACGTTGTTGTCGGGGCGGTAG
- a CDS encoding anhydro-N-acetylmuramic acid kinase — MTSRPARVLGLMSGTSADGIDAALLELPGWPALGAGGAAAWRGWPPLTGPVPRGRVLAHTFTPYPAELRAAVLRAARNEGTPAELTQLHWALGEALAQAAAPLAPDADLIASHGQTVQHHPRPDPARGWARPATLQLGEAAVIAARTGRPVVADFRPADLAAGGVGAPLVPLADWALFAQSGVCRALHNLGGISNLTYLPGVDPAGVLAFDTGPANCLLDEVAGRAGLTHDEGGALARAGAVHGPTLAAWLAHPELNMPPPKATGREVWTLARLPQPADLSLPDLAATATAFTARTVAQAYRRWVLPRGLDEVVALGGGARNPVLMAALRAELPVPLRTAAELGWTEHGFTDASREAAAFAFLGYARAQGWPGTLPHTTGAAHAVAAGKWIPASPTGASP; from the coding sequence ATGACCTCCCGCCCTGCCCGCGTGCTGGGCTTAATGAGCGGCACCAGCGCCGACGGCATTGACGCGGCGCTCCTGGAACTGCCGGGCTGGCCCGCGCTGGGGGCGGGCGGGGCAGCGGCATGGCGCGGGTGGCCGCCGCTAACAGGCCCAGTGCCGCGCGGCCGGGTGCTGGCCCATACCTTCACGCCCTATCCGGCCGAGTTGCGCGCCGCTGTGCTGCGCGCCGCGCGCAACGAGGGCACCCCCGCCGAACTGACCCAGCTGCATTGGGCGCTGGGCGAGGCGCTGGCCCAGGCCGCTGCCCCGCTGGCCCCGGACGCCGACCTGATTGCCAGCCACGGCCAGACGGTGCAGCACCACCCCCGGCCCGATCCCGCTCGCGGCTGGGCGCGGCCCGCCACCCTGCAACTGGGTGAAGCGGCGGTGATTGCCGCCCGCACCGGCCGGCCCGTGGTGGCCGATTTCCGCCCCGCCGATCTGGCCGCCGGGGGCGTGGGGGCGCCGCTGGTTCCCCTGGCCGACTGGGCGCTGTTCGCTCAGAGCGGGGTGTGCCGGGCGCTGCACAACCTGGGCGGCATCAGCAACCTCACGTACCTGCCCGGGGTGGACCCGGCGGGGGTGCTGGCCTTTGACACCGGGCCGGCCAACTGCCTGCTGGATGAGGTGGCGGGCCGGGCCGGGCTTACGCACGACGAGGGCGGCGCACTGGCCCGCGCGGGCGCGGTGCATGGGCCCACCCTGGCCGCGTGGCTGGCCCACCCCGAGCTGAACATGCCGCCGCCCAAGGCCACCGGGCGCGAGGTCTGGACCCTGGCGCGGCTCCCGCAGCCTGCCGACCTGAGCCTGCCCGATCTGGCGGCCACCGCCACCGCGTTCACCGCGCGCACGGTGGCCCAGGCCTACCGCCGCTGGGTGCTGCCCCGGGGCCTGGACGAGGTGGTGGCCCTGGGCGGCGGCGCGCGCAACCCCGTCCTGATGGCCGCCCTGCGCGCCGAGCTGCCGGTGCCCCTGCGCACCGCCGCCGAACTGGGCTGGACCGAACACGGCTTCACCGACGCCTCCCGTGAAGCGGCGGCCTTTGCCTTCCTGGGCTATGCCCGCGCGCAGGGCTGGCCGGGCACGCTGCCGCACACCACCGGCGCGGCCCACGCCGTGGCCGCCGGCAAATGGATTCCCGCCTCGCCCACCGGAGCCTCCCCATGA
- the pstC gene encoding phosphate ABC transporter permease subunit PstC, whose amino-acid sequence MSEPTQTRSPRPAALSSASDRLFQGLILLLASVIVLVFVLSIYQLGRESWPALSRFGLSFFTERTWNPVEGTFGAVAMITGTLVTSLVALAISVPLAVASALFVAEYAPKWLANPVGYLIELLAAVPSVVYGLWALFVIAPVLGQWQLTFFNPQTHPERVELYTKCAALWAENKTTLQCFFVPSAGGGRGLALAIIILTVMILPYTASVARDVIRLVPQDQREAMYALGATKWEVISRAILPYARAGILGGVILALGRALGETLAVAMVIGDSQDLLKSLWGGASTMASVIANQFGDAQEALHRSSVVTLGLTLFVLSVAVNFVARLIIARLTPKGIQ is encoded by the coding sequence ATGAGCGAACCCACCCAGACCCGTTCCCCACGTCCCGCTGCCCTGAGCAGCGCGTCGGACCGCCTGTTCCAGGGCCTGATTCTGCTGCTGGCCAGCGTGATCGTGCTGGTGTTCGTCCTCAGCATCTACCAGCTGGGGCGCGAATCGTGGCCGGCCCTGTCGCGCTTTGGCCTGAGCTTCTTTACCGAACGCACCTGGAACCCGGTGGAAGGAACCTTCGGTGCCGTGGCGATGATCACTGGCACCCTGGTCACCAGCCTGGTGGCCCTGGCGATCAGCGTGCCGCTGGCGGTGGCCTCGGCGCTGTTCGTGGCTGAATACGCGCCGAAGTGGCTGGCCAACCCGGTGGGGTATTTGATCGAGCTGCTGGCCGCCGTGCCCAGCGTGGTGTACGGCCTCTGGGCCCTGTTCGTGATTGCGCCGGTGCTGGGCCAGTGGCAGCTGACCTTCTTCAACCCCCAGACCCACCCGGAGCGCGTGGAGCTGTACACCAAGTGCGCCGCGCTGTGGGCCGAGAACAAGACCACGCTGCAGTGCTTCTTTGTGCCCAGCGCGGGCGGCGGGCGCGGGCTGGCGCTGGCCATCATCATCCTGACGGTCATGATCCTGCCCTACACCGCCTCGGTGGCGCGCGACGTGATCCGGCTGGTGCCCCAAGACCAGCGCGAGGCGATGTACGCCCTGGGGGCCACCAAGTGGGAAGTGATTTCCCGCGCCATTCTGCCCTACGCCCGCGCGGGCATTCTGGGCGGCGTGATTCTGGCGCTGGGGCGCGCGCTGGGTGAAACCCTGGCCGTGGCGATGGTGATTGGCGACAGCCAGGACCTCCTGAAAAGCCTGTGGGGCGGCGCCAGCACCATGGCCTCGGTGATTGCCAACCAGTTCGGGGACGCGCAGGAAGCCCTGCACCGCTCCAGCGTGGTGACCCTGGGCCTGACCCTGTTCGTGCTCAGCGTGGCTGTGAACTTTGTGGCCCGGTTGATCATCGCGCGCCTGACCCCCAAGGGGATTCAATGA
- the murQ gene encoding N-acetylmuramic acid 6-phosphate etherase encodes MTEPAQPLRPDARRTEGVHPAHTNLDTLSTLELAQTLASDHEVAVQAARQAAPQLARAADAALPRLERGGRLLYAGAGTSGRLGVLDASELPPTFSWPPERALAVIAGGERAIRHAAEGAEDDEAAGAQALIALAPTPDDVLIAVAASGTTPWVLGAVREAQRLGALTVGLSNNPDTPLLALTDCPVLLDTGPELISGSTRLKAGTAQKIALNTLSSTLMVRLGKVYGNLMVDLRAGNAKLEGRALRLVMHATGANEKVARAALQAAGGQVKLAVVCLRLEVGVPEAQRRLEAAGGHARAALGEA; translated from the coding sequence ATGACCGAGCCTGCCCAGCCCCTGCGCCCCGACGCCCGCCGCACCGAAGGGGTGCACCCCGCGCACACCAATCTGGACACCCTGAGCACCCTGGAACTGGCCCAGACCCTCGCCAGCGACCACGAGGTCGCGGTGCAGGCCGCCCGGCAGGCCGCGCCCCAGCTGGCCCGCGCCGCCGACGCCGCCCTGCCCCGCCTGGAACGCGGCGGGCGGCTGCTGTACGCTGGGGCCGGCACCAGTGGGCGCCTGGGGGTGCTGGACGCCTCTGAATTACCGCCCACCTTCTCCTGGCCGCCCGAACGCGCCCTGGCCGTGATCGCCGGGGGCGAGCGGGCCATTCGCCACGCGGCCGAAGGCGCCGAGGACGATGAGGCGGCGGGCGCCCAGGCCCTGATCGCCCTGGCGCCCACCCCGGACGACGTGTTGATTGCCGTGGCGGCCAGCGGCACCACGCCCTGGGTGCTGGGCGCAGTGCGTGAGGCGCAGCGCCTGGGCGCCCTGACGGTCGGCCTGAGCAACAACCCGGACACGCCCCTGCTGGCCCTCACCGATTGCCCGGTGCTACTGGACACCGGTCCGGAACTGATCAGCGGCTCCACCCGTCTGAAAGCCGGCACCGCCCAGAAGATTGCGCTGAACACCCTGTCCAGCACACTGATGGTGCGCTTGGGCAAGGTGTACGGCAACCTGATGGTGGACCTGCGCGCGGGCAACGCCAAGCTCGAAGGCCGCGCGCTGCGCCTCGTGATGCACGCCACCGGGGCCAATGAGAAGGTCGCCCGCGCCGCCCTGCAAGCGGCAGGCGGGCAGGTGAAACTGGCCGTGGTCTGCCTGCGCTTGGAGGTGGGTGTCCCTGAGGCCCAGCGCCGCCTGGAGGCCGCTGGGGGCCACGCCCGCGCAGCCCTGGGAGAAGCCTGA
- a CDS encoding GntR family transcriptional regulator codes for MLLSSLSLDSASATPVYVQVAQGLAQRIESGQLRAGSALPAERELAAALGVSRVTVRQALALLSQQGLLTRRHGSGTFVTPPPRPGELPSRTLGLLSSFSEDVRSRGQVPGARVLGFERTRPSAQEAMSLALSPGELVYRLRRLRTADGEPLAIEDSTLPAALVGELRPEEVQDASLYALLSARALSPARAIRHLRAVNADLTLAPLLGVPVGAALLATDRVSWLSGGRPIEYARAHYRGDRYDFVMELQGGA; via the coding sequence ATGCTCCTGTCCTCCCTGTCCCTGGATTCAGCGAGCGCCACCCCGGTCTATGTCCAGGTGGCGCAGGGGCTTGCGCAGCGCATCGAAAGCGGGCAGCTGCGCGCTGGCAGCGCCCTGCCCGCCGAACGGGAACTGGCCGCTGCGCTGGGGGTGTCGCGGGTCACGGTCCGTCAGGCCCTGGCGCTGCTCTCGCAGCAGGGCCTGCTGACCCGGCGCCACGGGAGCGGCACCTTTGTCACGCCGCCGCCCCGGCCGGGCGAGCTCCCCAGCCGCACCCTGGGGCTGCTGTCCTCCTTTTCCGAGGACGTGCGCTCGCGTGGGCAGGTGCCCGGAGCACGGGTGCTGGGCTTCGAGCGCACGCGGCCCAGCGCCCAGGAAGCCATGAGCCTCGCCCTGTCGCCGGGCGAACTGGTCTACCGCCTGCGTCGGCTGCGCACCGCTGACGGCGAGCCCCTGGCAATTGAAGACTCCACCCTGCCGGCCGCCCTGGTGGGCGAGCTGCGCCCCGAAGAGGTGCAGGACGCCAGCCTGTACGCGCTGCTCTCGGCGCGGGCGCTAAGTCCGGCGCGCGCCATTCGCCACCTGCGGGCGGTGAACGCCGACCTCACCCTGGCGCCGCTGCTGGGGGTGCCGGTGGGCGCCGCCCTGCTCGCCACCGACCGGGTGTCGTGGCTCTCCGGTGGGCGGCCTATCGAGTACGCCCGCGCCCATTACCGGGGGGACCGCTACGACTTCGTGATGGAGTTGCAGGGCGGGGCATGA